In the genome of Dermacentor silvarum isolate Dsil-2018 chromosome 1, BIME_Dsil_1.4, whole genome shotgun sequence, one region contains:
- the LOC119439351 gene encoding uncharacterized protein LOC119439351 has translation MNASPSLMHLSTYAQNLESGAKVRYVEKVELCGGVDPLMLTGKEASFDLALVPKVELSDIKDYLVHATSFITHEQLKARKSLESHNYLTSGFVQEPQLRRHGEHVIVRTKVNHSQAISTQPLEPWLLVKQDGMVKAAHCTCMAGLGEACSHIGALLFYLEAASNFRDGQACTDKENAWLPPYSSTVPCAPLAHIDFASATTKKRRLDGHRSSSSKKPATTIERPSQCEWKGFLDRIKKAGKYSAVLALKKDYCEEFIPVQVKHSTALLGHLARDKPLSRDAMLEECEMFAQAYVVEPKVCKDVEAATRGQSASPTWFAFRAGRVTASTAHAACRTTLTQPSVSLVKKICYPEESKFSSPATNWGLRKEDIARNQYVAEASSQHKEFVCNKSGLHISSHEPHMAASPDGLISCACCQDGVLEIKCPYSAACVKDVVTQKSGCLEVAASDNTLKLKRQHAYYTQIQMQLFVCQRSYCDFFVWTPADSHLERIFLDAEFCQGVVNRSRDFFKIVLLPELLFKTWTTSSENKNGPEDSSDDGALHFCYCGGPESGDMVECSGPDCEGKWFHFQCANLKRPPKAKAWFCKGCKPRK, from the exons ATGAATGCCAGCCCCTCATTAATGCACTTAAGCACGTACGCGCAGAATTTAGAGTCCGGTGCGAAGGtgcgctacgtcgagaaagtGGAGCTTTGCGGTGGCGTCGATCCACTTATGCTTACTGGCAAAGAGGCGTCATTTGATCTCGCGCTCGTACCCAAGGTAGAACTTTCTGATATTAAGGACTACCTTGTGCACGCTACAAGCTTCATAACTCACGAACAGCTGAAAGCAAGAAAATCCCTGGAGTCGCACAACTATTTGACCAGCGGCTTTGTTCAAGAACCCCAGCTGAGAAGACACGGCGAGCACGTCATTGTGCGCACGAAG GTAAATCACTCCCAGGCAATTTCCACTCAGCCACTCGAGCCATGGCTTCTTGTCAAGCAGGATGGAATGGTCAAAGCTGCACACTGCACGTGTATGGCGGGTCTCGGCGAAGCCTGCTCACACATTGGTGCACTGCTCTTCTATTTAGAAGCAGCTTCAAACTTTCGTGATGGTCAGGCTTGCACTGATAAGGAAAATGCATGGCTGCCTCCATACTCAAGTACTGTGCCTTGTGCGCCACTTGCACACATCGACTTTGCGTCAGCTACCACCAAGAAAAGGCGGCTAGATGGACATCGATCATCATCCTCAAAGAAACCAGCCACCACTATTGAGAGGCCTTCACAGTGCGAATGGAAGGGCTTTCTCGACAGAATTAAGAAGGCTGGCAAATATTCTGCAGTGTTGGCACTGAAAAAGGACTATTGCGAGGAGTTCATTCCTGTGCAAGTGAAGCACTCCACTGCTCTTCTCGGACACTTGGCAAGAGACAAGCCATTGTCAAGGGATGCGATGCTGGAGGAGTGCGAAATGTTTGCCCAGGCGTATGTTGTAGAGCCAAAG GTCTGTAAAGATGTGGAAGCGGCAACGAGAGGTCAGTCGGCCTCACCAACATGGTTCGCCTTCAGAGCAGGCCGGGTCACAGCATCGACAGCCCACGCAGCTTGCCGAACGACCTTGACTCAGCCATCTGTGAGCCTGGTTAAGAAGATCTGCTACCCGGAGGAGAGCAAGTTTTCTTCTCCTGCAACTAATTGGGGTCTGCGCAAGGAGGACATTGCCAGGAACCAATACGTTGCTGAAGCATCCAGCCAGCACAAAGAGTTTGTTTGCAACAAGTCTGGATTGCATATTAGTTCACATGAGCCCCACATGGCAGCAAGCCCAGATGGCCTGATTTCTTGTGCCTGCTGCCAAGATGGCGTTTTAGAAATTAAGTGCCCATATTCAGCTGCTTGTGTAAAGGACGTTGTGACCCAGAAAAGTGGCTGCTTAGAAGTTGCTGCTAGTGATAATACACTAAAGCTGAAACGACAACATGCTTACTACACGCAAATACAAATGCAGCTTTTTGTTTGCCAGCGCAGCTATTGCGACTTTTTTGTGTGGACACCAGCAGATAGCCATCTTGAAAGAATCTTCCTGGATGCCGAATTTTGTCAAGGGGTCGTGAACAGGAGTAGGGATTTTTTCAAGATAGTCCTGTTGCCAGAGTTGTTATTTAAGACCTGGACAACATCTTCAGAGAACAAAAATGGGCCTGAAGACTCTTCTGATGACGGAGCACTGCATTTCTGTTATTGCGGTGGTCCAGAGTCTGGAGACATGGTAGAATGCAGTGGCCCAGACTGTGAGGGTAAATGGTTTCACTTTCAGTGTGCCAACTTGAAGCGCCCTCCGAAAGCGAAGGCTTGGTTCTGCAAGGGTTGCAAACCCCGAAAGTGA
- the LOC125942604 gene encoding uncharacterized protein LOC125942604: MPAALALSWHSAQFNAVCALVLVVLPSPPHSQAEQVTPTRFHSYRLVALDYVYVASVVIPVIVVALSFCCLLTLTSPLRTVVPSRESVSFVQERKTDDIMLHPYKWVYRGTDRSLSSRKLHIHGRRPQSPNDDSLRYPPLRKVRGKPTGLACLHSTCVK; encoded by the exons CGGCACTGGCACTGTCGTGGCACTCTGCGCAGTTCAACGCCGTGTGCGCTCTGGTCCTGGTCGTGCTGCCGTCTCCACCGCACAGCCAGGCGGAGCAGGTGACGCCCACGCGTTTCCACAGCTACAGGCTCGTCGCCCTCGACTACG TGTACGTGGCGTCCGTGGTGATTCCGGTGATCGTGGTCGCGCTGTCCTTCTGCTGCCTGCTGACACTGACAAGTCCTCTGCGGACTGTGGTGCCCTCCAGAGAGTCGGTCTCCTTCGTGCAG GAACGCAAGACGGATGACATCATGCTGCATCCGTACAAGTGGGTCTACCGCGGTACCGACCGCAGCTTGTCGTCTCGGAAGCTGCATATACACGGCAGGAGGCCGCAGTCTCCTAACGACGACAGCCTTCGCTACCCACCGCTGCGGAAAGTGCGCGGAAAGCCGACAGGATTGGCTTGCTTACATAGCACGTGCGTAAAATAG
- the LOC119437063 gene encoding uncharacterized protein LOC119437063 isoform X2 has product MVNCAVFGCNNESRRKTDSGENTKKLSFFSVPNVVRWQCSQTLEISTKRRAEWFRRLYRGDINTDATHYKVCSEHFVSGRPSYLMDLTNPDWAPSLHLGYDTKSTTRSEERHQRRCKRAATPKVVQKADSRVLRPLTTMLNAQQSAVNSTVTSTPLASPIAVQNDQGNESHMSHCTINDSGPTMLQQVPAATVPQDADTAADIFHPPSMPSPEVGRAPVSAETGSTAGAAVDGASYVKFSEAGVQATTSTAEASVNTTSLLKDAETQTDITSSALNSFEGDNQALRAELNEVKGSLRRLQLSKASLEQDDNRVKFYTGLPSYTVLIALFALLESGVSHSANNVLTKFEELVLTLVRLRLGVPLQDLAYRFEVSQATATRVVNRWIAAMHVRLKQLVDWPSREQLQQTMPMAFRKAFGTSVAVIIDCFEIFIERPSSMLPRSQTWSRYKHHNTAKYLIGIAPQGAITFISKGWGGRTSDKLITESSGMLNHLLPGDTVLADRGFTIGDAVGIHRARLEVPAFTRGKPQLSAWEVEKTRKIANVRIHVERVIGLLRRKYKILSSTIPIDLLAVQSEDTLTQLDKIVAVCAALTNLSKSVVPVD; this is encoded by the exons ATGGTTAATTGCGCTGTGTTCGGATGCAACAACGAGTCGCGGCGGAAAACTGACTCTGGTGAGAACACGAAGAAGCTTAGTTTTTTTTCTGTGCCGAATGTTGTTCGTTGGCAATGCAGCCAGACCTTAGAGATCTCAACGAAGCGTCGAGCGGAATGGTTTCGTCGCCTCTACCGGGGTGACATTAATACAGACGCTACCCACTACAAAGTCTGCAGCGAGCACTTCGTTTCTG GCAGGCCATCCTACTTAATGGATCTGACGaacccggactgggcgccaaGCTTGCACCTAGGGTATGACACAAAGTCAACAACTCGATCTGAAgaaag GCACCAGCGACGTTGCAAGAGGGCTGCGACTCCAAAGGTGGTCCAAAAGGCCGATAGCAGAGTGCTGCGACCCTTGACTACAATGTTGAATGCACAGCAGAGTGCTGTGAACAGTACTGTCACAA GCACACCACTTGCAAGTCCCATTGCAGTACAAAATGACCAAGGCAATGAGTCACATATGTCTCATTGCACAATAAATGATTCAG GCCCAACAATGCTGCAACAAGTACCAGCTGCAACTGTACCACAAGATGCTGATACTGCAGCTGACATATTTC ACCCACCATCCATGCCATCACCTGAGGTAGGCAGGGCCCCAGTCTCAGCTGAAACTGGTTCTACTGCTGGAGCTGCAGTGGATGGCGCATCCT atGTGAAGTTCTCTGAGGCTGGTGTTCAAGCCACCACTTCGACGGCTGAAGCTTCAGTGAACACCACGTCAT TGCTAAAGGACGCTGAAACCCAAACAGATATCACAAGCAGTGCATTAAACAGCTTCGAAGGCGACAACCAGGCCCTACGTGCAGAGCTAAACGAAGTGAAGGGCTCTTTGCGTAGACTTCAGTTGTCTAAAGCTTCATTGGAGCAAGACGACAACCGTGTAAAATTTTACACTGGCCTACCAAGCTACACAGTTTTGATAGCGCTGTTCGCGCTTCTCGAGAGTGGTGTGTCGCACAGCGCAAACAATGTGCTTACTAAGTTCGAAGAGCTTGTGCTCACACTTGTGAGGCTGCGACTAGGAGTGCCCTTGCAGGACCTGGCGTATAGATTTGAG GtcagccaagccacagcaacaCGAGTAGTCAACCGGTGGATCGCGGCCATGCATGTACGACTAAAACAGCTGGTGGACTGGCCCAGTCGTGAACAATTGCAGCAGACCATGCCAATGGCCTTCAGAAAAGCATTTGGCACGAGTGTGGCAGTCATTATAGACTGCTTCGAGATATTCATTGAGCGCCCTTCGTCAATGCTCCCTAGGTCACAGACGTGGTCGCGGTATAAGCACCACAACACGGCAAAATATCTGATAGGAATAGCACCTCAGGGAGCAATCACTTTCATTTCCAAAGGGTGGGGAGGCAGGACAAGCGACAAGCTTATAACAGAGTCGAGTGGAATGTTGAACCACCTTCTCCCAGGTGACACGGTGCTCGCCGACAGAGGATTCACGATTGGTGATGCCGTAGGCATTCATCGTGCACGCCTTGAGGTTCCTGCATTCACAAGGGGCAAACCTCAGCTATCAGCCTGGGAGGTTGAAAAAACTAGGAAAATTGCGAATGTGCGCATCCACGTGGAACGTGTGATAGGTTTGCTGAGGCGAAAGTACAAAATTCTTTCAAGCACCATCCCTATTGATCTGCTAGCAGTGCAAAGCGAGGACACTCTAACACAACTTGACAAAATTGTTGCGGTGTGTGCTGCGCTGACAAATCTGAGCAAATCGGTTGTGCCTGTTGACTGA
- the LOC119437063 gene encoding uncharacterized protein LOC119437063 isoform X3, translated as MDLTNPDWAPSLHLGYDTKSTTRSEERHQRRCKRAATPKVVQKADSRVLRPLTTMLNAQQSAVNSTVTSTPLASPIAVQNDQGNESHMSHCTINDSGPTMLQQVPAATVPQDADTAADIFHPPSMPSPEVGRAPVSAETGSTAGAAVDGASYVKFSEAGVQATTSTAEASVNTTSLLKDAETQTDITSSALNSFEGDNQALRAELNEVKGSLRRLQLSKASLEQDDNRVKFYTGLPSYTVLIALFALLESGVSHSANNVLTKFEELVLTLVRLRLGVPLQDLAYRFEVSGLVEFVLLRALIYSWHHVYVIILSWANIWWQDGPVCFIIVTGFIFQVSQATATRVVNRWIAAMHVRLKQLVDWPSREQLQQTMPMAFRKAFGTSVAVIIDCFEIFIERPSSMLPRSQTWSRYKHHNTAKYLIGIAPQGAITFISKGWGGRTSDKLITESSGMLNHLLPGDTVLADRGFTIGDAVGIHRARLEVPAFTRGKPQLSAWEVEKTRKIANVRIHVERVIGLLRRKYKILSSTIPIDLLAVQSEDTLTQLDKIVAVCAALTNLSKSVVPVD; from the exons ATGGATCTGACGaacccggactgggcgccaaGCTTGCACCTAGGGTATGACACAAAGTCAACAACTCGATCTGAAgaaag GCACCAGCGACGTTGCAAGAGGGCTGCGACTCCAAAGGTGGTCCAAAAGGCCGATAGCAGAGTGCTGCGACCCTTGACTACAATGTTGAATGCACAGCAGAGTGCTGTGAACAGTACTGTCACAA GCACACCACTTGCAAGTCCCATTGCAGTACAAAATGACCAAGGCAATGAGTCACATATGTCTCATTGCACAATAAATGATTCAG GCCCAACAATGCTGCAACAAGTACCAGCTGCAACTGTACCACAAGATGCTGATACTGCAGCTGACATATTTC ACCCACCATCCATGCCATCACCTGAGGTAGGCAGGGCCCCAGTCTCAGCTGAAACTGGTTCTACTGCTGGAGCTGCAGTGGATGGCGCATCCT atGTGAAGTTCTCTGAGGCTGGTGTTCAAGCCACCACTTCGACGGCTGAAGCTTCAGTGAACACCACGTCAT TGCTAAAGGACGCTGAAACCCAAACAGATATCACAAGCAGTGCATTAAACAGCTTCGAAGGCGACAACCAGGCCCTACGTGCAGAGCTAAACGAAGTGAAGGGCTCTTTGCGTAGACTTCAGTTGTCTAAAGCTTCATTGGAGCAAGACGACAACCGTGTAAAATTTTACACTGGCCTACCAAGCTACACAGTTTTGATAGCGCTGTTCGCGCTTCTCGAGAGTGGTGTGTCGCACAGCGCAAACAATGTGCTTACTAAGTTCGAAGAGCTTGTGCTCACACTTGTGAGGCTGCGACTAGGAGTGCCCTTGCAGGACCTGGCGTATAGATTTGAGGTAAGTGGACTGGTGGAATTTGTATTGTTGCGAGCACTTATTTACAGTTGGCATCACGTATATGTTATAATACTCTCGTGGGCTAACATTTGGTGGCAAGATGGCCCTGTTTGCTTTATAATAGTGACTGGCTTTATCTTTCAGGtcagccaagccacagcaacaCGAGTAGTCAACCGGTGGATCGCGGCCATGCATGTACGACTAAAACAGCTGGTGGACTGGCCCAGTCGTGAACAATTGCAGCAGACCATGCCAATGGCCTTCAGAAAAGCATTTGGCACGAGTGTGGCAGTCATTATAGACTGCTTCGAGATATTCATTGAGCGCCCTTCGTCAATGCTCCCTAGGTCACAGACGTGGTCGCGGTATAAGCACCACAACACGGCAAAATATCTGATAGGAATAGCACCTCAGGGAGCAATCACTTTCATTTCCAAAGGGTGGGGAGGCAGGACAAGCGACAAGCTTATAACAGAGTCGAGTGGAATGTTGAACCACCTTCTCCCAGGTGACACGGTGCTCGCCGACAGAGGATTCACGATTGGTGATGCCGTAGGCATTCATCGTGCACGCCTTGAGGTTCCTGCATTCACAAGGGGCAAACCTCAGCTATCAGCCTGGGAGGTTGAAAAAACTAGGAAAATTGCGAATGTGCGCATCCACGTGGAACGTGTGATAGGTTTGCTGAGGCGAAAGTACAAAATTCTTTCAAGCACCATCCCTATTGATCTGCTAGCAGTGCAAAGCGAGGACACTCTAACACAACTTGACAAAATTGTTGCGGTGTGTGCTGCGCTGACAAATCTGAGCAAATCGGTTGTGCCTGTTGACTGA
- the LOC119437063 gene encoding uncharacterized protein LOC119437063 isoform X1, with translation MVNCAVFGCNNESRRKTDSGENTKKLSFFSVPNVVRWQCSQTLEISTKRRAEWFRRLYRGDINTDATHYKVCSEHFVSGRPSYLMDLTNPDWAPSLHLGYDTKSTTRSEERHQRRCKRAATPKVVQKADSRVLRPLTTMLNAQQSAVNSTVTSTPLASPIAVQNDQGNESHMSHCTINDSGPTMLQQVPAATVPQDADTAADIFHPPSMPSPEVGRAPVSAETGSTAGAAVDGASYVKFSEAGVQATTSTAEASVNTTSLLKDAETQTDITSSALNSFEGDNQALRAELNEVKGSLRRLQLSKASLEQDDNRVKFYTGLPSYTVLIALFALLESGVSHSANNVLTKFEELVLTLVRLRLGVPLQDLAYRFEVSGLVEFVLLRALIYSWHHVYVIILSWANIWWQDGPVCFIIVTGFIFQVSQATATRVVNRWIAAMHVRLKQLVDWPSREQLQQTMPMAFRKAFGTSVAVIIDCFEIFIERPSSMLPRSQTWSRYKHHNTAKYLIGIAPQGAITFISKGWGGRTSDKLITESSGMLNHLLPGDTVLADRGFTIGDAVGIHRARLEVPAFTRGKPQLSAWEVEKTRKIANVRIHVERVIGLLRRKYKILSSTIPIDLLAVQSEDTLTQLDKIVAVCAALTNLSKSVVPVD, from the exons ATGGTTAATTGCGCTGTGTTCGGATGCAACAACGAGTCGCGGCGGAAAACTGACTCTGGTGAGAACACGAAGAAGCTTAGTTTTTTTTCTGTGCCGAATGTTGTTCGTTGGCAATGCAGCCAGACCTTAGAGATCTCAACGAAGCGTCGAGCGGAATGGTTTCGTCGCCTCTACCGGGGTGACATTAATACAGACGCTACCCACTACAAAGTCTGCAGCGAGCACTTCGTTTCTG GCAGGCCATCCTACTTAATGGATCTGACGaacccggactgggcgccaaGCTTGCACCTAGGGTATGACACAAAGTCAACAACTCGATCTGAAgaaag GCACCAGCGACGTTGCAAGAGGGCTGCGACTCCAAAGGTGGTCCAAAAGGCCGATAGCAGAGTGCTGCGACCCTTGACTACAATGTTGAATGCACAGCAGAGTGCTGTGAACAGTACTGTCACAA GCACACCACTTGCAAGTCCCATTGCAGTACAAAATGACCAAGGCAATGAGTCACATATGTCTCATTGCACAATAAATGATTCAG GCCCAACAATGCTGCAACAAGTACCAGCTGCAACTGTACCACAAGATGCTGATACTGCAGCTGACATATTTC ACCCACCATCCATGCCATCACCTGAGGTAGGCAGGGCCCCAGTCTCAGCTGAAACTGGTTCTACTGCTGGAGCTGCAGTGGATGGCGCATCCT atGTGAAGTTCTCTGAGGCTGGTGTTCAAGCCACCACTTCGACGGCTGAAGCTTCAGTGAACACCACGTCAT TGCTAAAGGACGCTGAAACCCAAACAGATATCACAAGCAGTGCATTAAACAGCTTCGAAGGCGACAACCAGGCCCTACGTGCAGAGCTAAACGAAGTGAAGGGCTCTTTGCGTAGACTTCAGTTGTCTAAAGCTTCATTGGAGCAAGACGACAACCGTGTAAAATTTTACACTGGCCTACCAAGCTACACAGTTTTGATAGCGCTGTTCGCGCTTCTCGAGAGTGGTGTGTCGCACAGCGCAAACAATGTGCTTACTAAGTTCGAAGAGCTTGTGCTCACACTTGTGAGGCTGCGACTAGGAGTGCCCTTGCAGGACCTGGCGTATAGATTTGAGGTAAGTGGACTGGTGGAATTTGTATTGTTGCGAGCACTTATTTACAGTTGGCATCACGTATATGTTATAATACTCTCGTGGGCTAACATTTGGTGGCAAGATGGCCCTGTTTGCTTTATAATAGTGACTGGCTTTATCTTTCAGGtcagccaagccacagcaacaCGAGTAGTCAACCGGTGGATCGCGGCCATGCATGTACGACTAAAACAGCTGGTGGACTGGCCCAGTCGTGAACAATTGCAGCAGACCATGCCAATGGCCTTCAGAAAAGCATTTGGCACGAGTGTGGCAGTCATTATAGACTGCTTCGAGATATTCATTGAGCGCCCTTCGTCAATGCTCCCTAGGTCACAGACGTGGTCGCGGTATAAGCACCACAACACGGCAAAATATCTGATAGGAATAGCACCTCAGGGAGCAATCACTTTCATTTCCAAAGGGTGGGGAGGCAGGACAAGCGACAAGCTTATAACAGAGTCGAGTGGAATGTTGAACCACCTTCTCCCAGGTGACACGGTGCTCGCCGACAGAGGATTCACGATTGGTGATGCCGTAGGCATTCATCGTGCACGCCTTGAGGTTCCTGCATTCACAAGGGGCAAACCTCAGCTATCAGCCTGGGAGGTTGAAAAAACTAGGAAAATTGCGAATGTGCGCATCCACGTGGAACGTGTGATAGGTTTGCTGAGGCGAAAGTACAAAATTCTTTCAAGCACCATCCCTATTGATCTGCTAGCAGTGCAAAGCGAGGACACTCTAACACAACTTGACAAAATTGTTGCGGTGTGTGCTGCGCTGACAAATCTGAGCAAATCGGTTGTGCCTGTTGACTGA